A genomic segment from Cyprinus carpio isolate SPL01 chromosome A4, ASM1834038v1, whole genome shotgun sequence encodes:
- the LOC109091222 gene encoding sialic acid-binding Ig-like lectin 14 isoform X4 codes for MMETLVTFLLTGSLIQGVLCGFNISLPKRVEALKGSCVFIPCTFDIDQQYKDDLTDSAKRMWFKAGGSTAVFDSSSPNTGLLKGEIFGTATQKNCTTRFDNVDQSHRGSYYFRIEASGKLQYNYKGTTYSQVQIGVLASPPKPTLSVFLDQQKVIEGSSVSLRCSTKIFCPSRPPSLTWSSSLIESVTGQQYQSQTDIISDLNFTVSHRHHGVTFTCTATHQLQKQNTTKRSRLLSVQYAPKNTSVRINPAGLVLEGRSVTLSCSSDANPAVNYTWYRDTERPLNPVQTGPNLTINNTDPTHSGRYYCTAENKHGTQNSSVLLDVQIQTHFCLRPADN; via the exons gTGTTTTGTGTGGCTTTAATATTAGTCTGCCGAAGAGAGTAGAAGCTCTGAAAGGATCATGTGTTTTCATCCCCTGCACATTTGATATTGATCAACAATATAAAGATGACCTCACTGACAGTGCAAAGAGAATGTGGTTTAAAGCCGGAGGAAGTACCGCTGTGTTTGACTCCAGCAGCCCCAACACTGGACTGTTAAAAGGAGAAATATTTGGCACTGCTACACAGAAAAACTGCACCACACGCTTCGATAATGTTGATCAGAGTCATAGAGGGTCATATTACTTCAGAATTGAAGCCAGTGGTAAATTGCAATATAACTACAAAGGAACTACATACTCTCAAGTTCAAATTGGCGTCTTAG CATCTCCACCCAAACCTACACTGAGTGTCTTTCTGGATCAGCAGAAGGTGATTGAGGGAAGTTCAGTGAGTCTGCGCTGCTCTACTAAGATCTTCTGTCCGTCTCGTCCACCATCTCTCACATGGAGCTCGTCTCTCATCGAGAGCGTCACAGGACAGCAGTATCAGAGCCAAACTGATATCATCTCTGATCTGAACTTCACTGTTTCTCACCGTCATCATGGAGTCACTTTCACCTGCACTGCAACACACCAGCTACAGAAGCAGAACACAACCAAGCGCTCCCGTCTGCTAAGTGTTCAGT ATGCTCCTAAAAACACATCAGTGAGGATAAATCCAGCTGGTTTAGTTCTGGAGGGCcgttcagtgactctgagctgcagcagtgatgcaaACCCAGCAGTGAACTACACCTGGTACAGAGACACTGAGAGACCTCTGAATCCAGTTCAGACCGGACCAAACCTGACCATCAACAACACCGACCCGACACACAGCGGACGATACTACTGTACAGCTGAGAACAAACACGGCACACAGAACTCATCAGTGCTGCTGGACGTACAGATTCAGACTCATTTCTGTCTGCGTCCTGCtgacaattaa